One segment of Penaeus chinensis breed Huanghai No. 1 chromosome 14, ASM1920278v2, whole genome shotgun sequence DNA contains the following:
- the LOC125032540 gene encoding ecto-NOX disulfide-thiol exchanger 2-like isoform X2 yields the protein MSTPYGYMGGMMNGPPPMPPMPPGPPPGTTMASPAPSTSQGPPNMSMGGMMAPPPPPGPTGPPGPPPPPPAGPVMPADYPNGGMMGPGPMGMGPGMGPGIGPGMMGPMQIAVNPATNDAPLEFNTNKNKPPMPVAANNGEMVDGIMPEPVIVEERRERDRERDRDRERDHGRDRDRDRERSRGRDRDRDRDRDRERDRDRDRDRDRDRERQDRDRDRDRGRDRPRKDSGGSSRSGGDNMSVGSGNGQVQPLDGNNQSGSGFGPMGPGPGPWGPMWGPAGGPMGPMGPMGPMGGPMGPMSGPMGPPGEGPPMSGDFRITWGMFGWMMSPEGLTVPIKNPLHCKTCVLVPPNRLAPPPTTRERPLGCRTIFVGGLPENVTEEIVRDVFERCGEITTIRLSKKNFCHIRYELEEFVDNAIFLSGYRMRINNSTEAANTGRLHVDYAQARDDQYEWECRQRQLQREQRHRERIEAERLRPPSPPPVVHYSDHEATIIAEQLKGDDTFSKAVQIVITWLERGDCSKRNAGTFYSMIQSTNSHVRRLMTEKSQYEEELAKFREQTRARMQGVIMQFGQIERVFMSAGHQKVWDHFTKAQRRNIEMWKKQAEEIKEIQLHESDKEDAEEMDVSDEEDGSQPPRKKLRQNEYLKEENDSLRCQMEAYKNEVDLIKADLKAEVAMRDDQIEALKKTLQGMQQTLSENAIRKRQDDAKLAELRAKLKKAREQAGTSTEGEEDNKDEVEDLSSISSAPVTDKAARLIGLTSTFLHIHPKGASVDYIWSFIQQFDKEIRPSDIETMLNQYPTVFKQITTGVGACLERKWIFTGFECSM from the exons ATGGGCCTCCACCAATGCCCCCCATGCCCCCAGGTCCTCCTCCGGGCACTACGATGGCCAGTCCAGCTCCATCTACAAGCCAGGGGCCGCCCAACATGTCTATGGGGGGGATGAtggcccctccacccccaccaggTCCCACTGGCCCTCCAggtccccctccacctccaccagctGGTCCTGTGATGCCAGCTGACTATCCCAATGGAG GTATGATGGGTCCCGGTCCAATGGGTATGGGTCCAGGAATGGGTCCGGGTATTGGCCCTGGGATGATGGGGCCTATGCAGATTGCCGTAAACCCTGCAACCAACGACGCGCCACTTGAGTTCAACACTAACAAGAACAAACCACCAATGCCTGTGGCTGCAA ATAATGGAGAAATGGTGGATGGGATAATGCCAGAGCCTGTCAtcgtggaagagagaagagagcgagaccgGGAGAGAGATCGAGACCGCGAGCGTGATCATGGGAGGGATAGAGATCGTGACAGAGAGCGCTCGcgaggcagggacagggacagagacagggatcgTGACCGTGAGCGGGACAG AGATCGTGACAGAGACCGTGACCGTGACCGTGAAAGGCAAGaccgagatagagacagagaccgtGGACGAGATAGACCACGGAAAGACAGTGGTGGCAGTAGTCGTAGTGGGGGCGACAACATGTCTGTTGGCAGTG GAAATGGGCAAGTTCAACCACTGGATGGAAATAATCAGTCAGGCTCTGGCTTTGGGCCAATGGGTCCAGGTCCTGGCCCTTGGGGTCCGATGTGGGGCCCTGCTGGAGGACCAATGGGACCAATGGGCCCTATGGGTCCAATGGGGGGCCCAATGGGGCCAATGAGTGGCCCTATGGGACCTCCGGGAGAAGGTCCTCCAATG aGTGGAGATTTTCGAATAACTTGGGGAATGTTTGGATGGATGATGTCTCCAGAAGGCTTGACAGTGCCCATCAAAAACCCTCTGCACTGCAAGACCTGCGTCTTAGTCCCCCCAAATCGCCTGGCTCCCCCACCCACTACAAGAGAGAGACCACTTGGCTGCAGGACAATCTTCGTAGGAGGCCTTCCAGAGAATGTCACAG AGGAAATCGTGCGGGATGTTTTTGAACGTTGTGGAGAGATAACAACAATTCGACTGAGCAAGAAAAATTTCTGCCACATCAGATATGAACTCGAAGAATTTGTTGACAATGCCATCTTCTTGTCAG GTTATCGCATGCGAATCAACAACAGCACTGAAGCAGCAAACACAGGACGACTGCATGTGGATTACGCACAAGCTAGAGATGATCA gtatgaatgggaatgtcGACAGAGACAGTTACAGAGAGAGCAACGGCATAGAGAAAGAATTGAAGCGGAGAGATTGCggcctccatcccctcctcctgtgGTACATTATTCCGACCATGAAGCGACAATCATTGCTGAGCAGCTCAAGG GTGATGACACATTTTCCAAAGCAGTACAGATTGTTATCACGTGGCTAGAGAGAGGAGACTGTAGCAAGCGAAATGCTGGAACTTTCTACAGTATGATCCAGTCAACAAACTCCCATGTACGAAGACTGATGACTGAGAAGAGCCAGTATGAAGAGGAATTGGCCAAATTTCGTGAACAAACACGGGCACGCATGCAAGGTGTAATCATGCAAT TCGGTCAGATCGAGCGTGTCTTCATGTCAGCCGGTCACCAGAAGGTCTGGGACCACTTCACCAAGGCCCAGAGGCGCAACATTGAGATGTGGAAGAAGCAGGCAGAG GAGATCAAAGAAATCCAGCTGCATGAGTCTGACAAGGAGGATGCAGAGGAAATGGATGTTTCTGACGAGGAGGACGGCTCACAACCTCCGAGGAAGAAGTTGCGGCAGAACGAATATCTTAAG GAAGAGAATGACAGCCTACGGTGTCAGATGGAAGCCTACAAGAATGAGGTTGACCTAATAAAAGCTGATCTGAAGGCTGAGGTAGCTATGAGAGATGACCAGATAGAAGCTCTCAAGAAGACCCTGCAGGGCATGCAGCAG acACTTTCGGAGAATGCAATTCGCAAGCGACAGGATGATGCGAAATTAGCCGAATTAAGAGCTAAACTAAAGAAAGCACGAGAACAAGCTGGAACAAgcacagaaggagaggaagataacaaGGACGAAGTAGAAGACTTGTCATCAATATCCAGTGCTCCTGTGACTGACAAAGCTGCTCGTCTTATTG gTCTGACTTCGACGTTCCTCCACATACATCCTAAAGGAGCTAGTGTTGACTATATCTGGTCATTTATTCAACAATTTGATAAGGAAATCCGTCCATCTGACATAGAAACAATGTTAAACCA GTACCCAACAGTCTTCAAGCAAATCACAACTGGGGTTGGTGCTTGTCTTGAACGCAAGTGGATCTTCACGGGCTTCGAATGCTCCATGTga
- the LOC125032540 gene encoding ecto-NOX disulfide-thiol exchanger 2-like isoform X1 gives MDSDLFRDTLSVMESTSQTIGYRVRLRMQHILKDVAQLAYERPQFFADVPPPSVYVGKDGPPPMPPMPPGPPPGTTMASPAPSTSQGPPNMSMGGMMAPPPPPGPTGPPGPPPPPPAGPVMPADYPNGGMMGPGPMGMGPGMGPGIGPGMMGPMQIAVNPATNDAPLEFNTNKNKPPMPVAANNGEMVDGIMPEPVIVEERRERDRERDRDRERDHGRDRDRDRERSRGRDRDRDRDRDRERDRDRDRDRDRDRERQDRDRDRDRGRDRPRKDSGGSSRSGGDNMSVGSGNGQVQPLDGNNQSGSGFGPMGPGPGPWGPMWGPAGGPMGPMGPMGPMGGPMGPMSGPMGPPGEGPPMSGDFRITWGMFGWMMSPEGLTVPIKNPLHCKTCVLVPPNRLAPPPTTRERPLGCRTIFVGGLPENVTEEIVRDVFERCGEITTIRLSKKNFCHIRYELEEFVDNAIFLSGYRMRINNSTEAANTGRLHVDYAQARDDQYEWECRQRQLQREQRHRERIEAERLRPPSPPPVVHYSDHEATIIAEQLKGDDTFSKAVQIVITWLERGDCSKRNAGTFYSMIQSTNSHVRRLMTEKSQYEEELAKFREQTRARMQGVIMQFGQIERVFMSAGHQKVWDHFTKAQRRNIEMWKKQAEEIKEIQLHESDKEDAEEMDVSDEEDGSQPPRKKLRQNEYLKEENDSLRCQMEAYKNEVDLIKADLKAEVAMRDDQIEALKKTLQGMQQTLSENAIRKRQDDAKLAELRAKLKKAREQAGTSTEGEEDNKDEVEDLSSISSAPVTDKAARLIGLTSTFLHIHPKGASVDYIWSFIQQFDKEIRPSDIETMLNQYPTVFKQITTGVGACLERKWIFTGFECSM, from the exons ATGGGCCTCCACCAATGCCCCCCATGCCCCCAGGTCCTCCTCCGGGCACTACGATGGCCAGTCCAGCTCCATCTACAAGCCAGGGGCCGCCCAACATGTCTATGGGGGGGATGAtggcccctccacccccaccaggTCCCACTGGCCCTCCAggtccccctccacctccaccagctGGTCCTGTGATGCCAGCTGACTATCCCAATGGAG GTATGATGGGTCCCGGTCCAATGGGTATGGGTCCAGGAATGGGTCCGGGTATTGGCCCTGGGATGATGGGGCCTATGCAGATTGCCGTAAACCCTGCAACCAACGACGCGCCACTTGAGTTCAACACTAACAAGAACAAACCACCAATGCCTGTGGCTGCAA ATAATGGAGAAATGGTGGATGGGATAATGCCAGAGCCTGTCAtcgtggaagagagaagagagcgagaccgGGAGAGAGATCGAGACCGCGAGCGTGATCATGGGAGGGATAGAGATCGTGACAGAGAGCGCTCGcgaggcagggacagggacagagacagggatcgTGACCGTGAGCGGGACAG AGATCGTGACAGAGACCGTGACCGTGACCGTGAAAGGCAAGaccgagatagagacagagaccgtGGACGAGATAGACCACGGAAAGACAGTGGTGGCAGTAGTCGTAGTGGGGGCGACAACATGTCTGTTGGCAGTG GAAATGGGCAAGTTCAACCACTGGATGGAAATAATCAGTCAGGCTCTGGCTTTGGGCCAATGGGTCCAGGTCCTGGCCCTTGGGGTCCGATGTGGGGCCCTGCTGGAGGACCAATGGGACCAATGGGCCCTATGGGTCCAATGGGGGGCCCAATGGGGCCAATGAGTGGCCCTATGGGACCTCCGGGAGAAGGTCCTCCAATG aGTGGAGATTTTCGAATAACTTGGGGAATGTTTGGATGGATGATGTCTCCAGAAGGCTTGACAGTGCCCATCAAAAACCCTCTGCACTGCAAGACCTGCGTCTTAGTCCCCCCAAATCGCCTGGCTCCCCCACCCACTACAAGAGAGAGACCACTTGGCTGCAGGACAATCTTCGTAGGAGGCCTTCCAGAGAATGTCACAG AGGAAATCGTGCGGGATGTTTTTGAACGTTGTGGAGAGATAACAACAATTCGACTGAGCAAGAAAAATTTCTGCCACATCAGATATGAACTCGAAGAATTTGTTGACAATGCCATCTTCTTGTCAG GTTATCGCATGCGAATCAACAACAGCACTGAAGCAGCAAACACAGGACGACTGCATGTGGATTACGCACAAGCTAGAGATGATCA gtatgaatgggaatgtcGACAGAGACAGTTACAGAGAGAGCAACGGCATAGAGAAAGAATTGAAGCGGAGAGATTGCggcctccatcccctcctcctgtgGTACATTATTCCGACCATGAAGCGACAATCATTGCTGAGCAGCTCAAGG GTGATGACACATTTTCCAAAGCAGTACAGATTGTTATCACGTGGCTAGAGAGAGGAGACTGTAGCAAGCGAAATGCTGGAACTTTCTACAGTATGATCCAGTCAACAAACTCCCATGTACGAAGACTGATGACTGAGAAGAGCCAGTATGAAGAGGAATTGGCCAAATTTCGTGAACAAACACGGGCACGCATGCAAGGTGTAATCATGCAAT TCGGTCAGATCGAGCGTGTCTTCATGTCAGCCGGTCACCAGAAGGTCTGGGACCACTTCACCAAGGCCCAGAGGCGCAACATTGAGATGTGGAAGAAGCAGGCAGAG GAGATCAAAGAAATCCAGCTGCATGAGTCTGACAAGGAGGATGCAGAGGAAATGGATGTTTCTGACGAGGAGGACGGCTCACAACCTCCGAGGAAGAAGTTGCGGCAGAACGAATATCTTAAG GAAGAGAATGACAGCCTACGGTGTCAGATGGAAGCCTACAAGAATGAGGTTGACCTAATAAAAGCTGATCTGAAGGCTGAGGTAGCTATGAGAGATGACCAGATAGAAGCTCTCAAGAAGACCCTGCAGGGCATGCAGCAG acACTTTCGGAGAATGCAATTCGCAAGCGACAGGATGATGCGAAATTAGCCGAATTAAGAGCTAAACTAAAGAAAGCACGAGAACAAGCTGGAACAAgcacagaaggagaggaagataacaaGGACGAAGTAGAAGACTTGTCATCAATATCCAGTGCTCCTGTGACTGACAAAGCTGCTCGTCTTATTG gTCTGACTTCGACGTTCCTCCACATACATCCTAAAGGAGCTAGTGTTGACTATATCTGGTCATTTATTCAACAATTTGATAAGGAAATCCGTCCATCTGACATAGAAACAATGTTAAACCA GTACCCAACAGTCTTCAAGCAAATCACAACTGGGGTTGGTGCTTGTCTTGAACGCAAGTGGATCTTCACGGGCTTCGAATGCTCCATGTga